The Sulfitobacter indolifex genome contains the following window.
TATGGCGGACGGTTACGTCAAACTTCCAAAGTTCACCAAGCTGCTCAACCGTGACATTCACAATCGACGGCGGATCGGCCAGGGCCGGCGTGGCAAAGGCCAGCGAGGCGAGGATGAGGCTGCGTTTGAACATGTGGGACCACCTAAAATACCAGACTGAATATAGCGTGTTTGCTGGCGGTTCCAAGGTGGGCGAATGCGATGACCTCACAATTCACCGTGATGCCGCGAATTGGTGGTGCAATTGCACAAGCGGCGCGGCAAACTGGTCAAACCCGCGCCACAAAGCCTATGCTGCGCGGTAAGAGGAGGATCGCGATGGACATGCCAACACCAAATGCCGGGATCATTGCGCGCAAGGCGCGAATCGTTGCGCGGCTGCGCGCGGTCTTGCCGCAGGCCGCCGTGATCGACGATGTACATGAGACGCGGGCCTATGAATGTGACGCGCTGACCGCCTATAAATGTCCGCCCCTTGCCGTGACCCTGCCTGCCAGCACCGAAGAAGTCTCGACCGTTCTGCGCATCTGCCATGAGGAAGGCGTTCCCGTCGTGCCGCGCGGGTCGGGCACATCGCTTGCCGGTGGGGCGCTGCCTACCGCCGATAGCGTGGTGCTGGGCGTGGCGCGGATGGCCGAGGTGCTTGAGGTCGATTATGACAACCGCCTCATGCGGGTGCAAACCGGGCGCACCAATCTCAGCGTGACCGGCGCGGTGGAGGAGGATGGGTTTTTCTACGCGCCTGACCCCTCCAGCCAGTTGGCCTGCGCCATCGCGGGCAATATCGCGATGAACTCCGGCGGGGCGCATTGTCTGAAATACGGGGTCACCACGAACAATCTGCTGGGCGTCACGATGGTGATGATGGATGGCGAAGTGGTCGAGATCGGCGGCGGCTATATGGATGCGGGCGGGCTTGATCTGCTGGGGGTGATCTGCGGCTCTGAGGGGCAGTTGGGCGTCGTGACAGAGGCAACGCTGCGCATCCTACCCAAGCCCGAAGGCGCGCGGCCCGTATTGATGGGGTTTGACGACAACGCCGTGGCGGGGGCCTGCGTCAGTGACATCATTAAGGCGGGGGTTCTGCCCGTCGCCATCGAATTCATGGACCGCCCCTGTATTGAGGCGACCGAAGCCTTCGCCCATGCGGGATACCCAATGTGCGAGGCACTGCTGATCGTTGAGGTTGAAGGTTCAGACGCCGAGATTGACCACCAGCTTCAGCTCATCAAAGAGATCGCGCAGCGGCACAACCCGGTGGAACTGCGCGAAAGCACAAGTGCCGAGGAAAGCGCCGCCATCTGGCTCGGGCGCAAGTCGGCCTTTGGCGCGATGGGGCAGATCAACGATTACATGTGCCTTGATGGCACGATCCCGGTGACCGAATTGCCGATGGTGCTGCGGCGTATCGGTGAGATGTCGGACAGCTATGGCCTCAAGGTCGGCAACGTCTTCCATGCAGGTGACGGGAATATGCACCCGTTGATCCTGTTTGACGCCAACAAGCCCGGTGATCTGGAAAAATGCGAAGCCTTTGGCGCGGATATCCTGCGGCTTTGTGTTGAGGTCGGCGGCTGTCTGACCGGAGAGCATGGCGTCGGCATCGAAAAGCGCGATCTGATGCATGTGCAATACGCCCCGGCGGATCTGGAGGCGCAGTTGGCCGTGAAGGACGTGTTCGACCCGGCGTGGTTGCTCAACCCCGCCAAGGTCTTTCCATTGGATGTCACAGAAGGGCGGCGCGGGCGCGGCGTGTCGGTGGCCGCGTGAGGGTCGCCAGCGAATCCGAATTGGTTGAGGCGATCCGCAGCGCAGCGGGGCCGCTGTCTTTGCGCGGGGGGAATACACGGGGCATGGCCGGGCCGGGTACGGCACTGTCACTGGCTGGACTGCGTGGGATCACCCTTTACGAGCCGGGCGCGCTGACGCTTGTCGCGCAGGCGGGCACGCCAGTGGCAGAGATTGAAGCGACCCTCGCCGCCGAAGGCCAGCGGCTGGCCTTCGAGCCGATGGACCACCGCGCCTTGATGGGAACGACCGGAGAGCCGACGATCGGCGGGGTCTTTGCCGCCAACGTCAGCGGACCGCGACGGCTTGCCGTCGGCGCTGCGCGAGATTTCCTGTTGGGTGTGCGCTTTGTCGATGGGCAGGGGAACGTCATCAAGAACGGGGGCCGGGTGATGAAAAACGTCACCGGCTATGATCTGGTGAAGTTGCTGGCCGGATCGCGCGGGACATTGGGCGCGCTGACCGAAGTCTCGCTTAAGGTTTTGCCCGAACCGGAAACCAGCGCGACGCTTGTGCTTTCTGATCTCTACGACCCCGCAGCCATCGCCGCCATGGCACAGGCGATGCGCAGCCCTTTCGAGGTCACCGCAGCCGCCCATGACCCGGCACAGCGCCGGACGTATCTACGGTTGGAGGGGTTTGAGGCCTCAGTCACTTACCGCATCGGGCGGCTGAAGGATTTGCTGGCGGCAACCGGTGCCGCGCTTGAGAGCCTCGCGGCGGAGCCCTCCATCACGCTCTGGCGCGACCTGCGTGATGTAGCGGCCTTTCATGGGGCGCAGGGGGATGTCTGGCGGGTGCATTGCCGTCCGACGGAGGCACCGGCGCTGGCGGCAAAGGCCGGAGCGGAGGCGCATCTTTATGATTGGGCCGGGGGGCTGATCAGGTTGCGCATGGCCCCCGGCACGGACCTGCGTGCCCGGTTGGGCCGCTATGACGGTCACGCGACGCTCTTGCGGGCCGATGAGGCGGCGCAGGCTCTGCCCCGGCAGGAACCCGAAGCACCGGGCGTGGCGCGGTTGACGGCGGGGCTCAGGGCCAAGTTCGACCCACGCGGCATTTTCAACGCCGAAGCCTTGGCGCTGTCCCCATGACATTAGCGCTGGTCTTTCTCATCGTTTTTCTGATCGGCCCGTTCCTGTTCAAAGCGCTGATCGCCATGCCACCCTCCCTGCGGGCCATCCGTGCCTTGGGGGCCGTGGTTCTGGCCGCTTTTCTGATCGCCATCGGCCTGCGCTACGGCCTCTTGCGCTATTGGACCGACAGCCTGTGGTTGCTGGGGGCCGCTGCCCTCGCGCTCTGGTCCGCTTGGATCGCGGTGATCGCGCTGGTGGTCCAAGCGCTTCGCCGCGCTGACCCGCGCCCCGCCGTGCACCGGTGGAGCGGGGTTCTTGGGGCCGTGGGCACCACGGTTCCCTGGTTTGGCCTCGTCCTCGCGAACCTCATGCGCAGCACATAATTTCGGAGCATCCATGCAGACCACATTCACCCCCGAACAGTTGCAGGATCCTGACACGCAGCGCAGCAACGACATCCTGCGGGCCTGCGTGCACTGCGGTTTTTGCACGGCGACTTGCCCGACCTATCAGGTCTTGGGCGATGAGTTGGACAGCCCGCGCGGGCGCATCTACCTGATCAAGGACATGCTGGAGAACGACCGCGACCCAGACCCAAAGACGGTCCTGCACATCGACCGCTGCCTATCCTGCCTTGCCTGTATGACGACCTGCCCGTCGGGGGTGCATTACATGCATCTGGTCGATCATGCGCGTAGCTACATCGAGGAGCGCTACAAGCGGCCCATGGGGGAACGCGCGCTGCGTTGGATGCTGGCGCGGATATTGCCCTATCCGACACGCTTTCGATTGGCGCTGTTGGGGGCAAAGATCGGTCGGCCCTTCGCGCGGCTGATGCCCGACGCCCGGCTGCGCGCCATGCTTGAGATGGCGCCAAAGACGATCCCCCCGGTCAGCCGCAATGACGATCCGCAGAGCTTCCCGGCCAATGGCAAACCGCTGCGCCGTGTCGCCCTGATGACCGGCTGCGCCCAAAAGGCGCTGAACACCGATATCAATGACGCCACGATCCGGCTGCTCACCCGTGCGGGGTGCGAGGTGGTGGTGGCCGAAGGCGCGGGCTGTTGTGGGGCGCTGACCCATCACATGGGCAAGACCGATGAAAGCCACGCCCATGCGGCGCGTAACATCCGCGCGTGGTGCGCCGAGATTGACGGCAAGGGGCTGGATGCAATCGTCATCAACACCTCGGGCTGCGGCACCACGGTAAAGGATTACGGCCATATGTTCCGCAATGATCCGCTGGCCGCGGATGCCGCCCGGGTCTCGGCCTTGGCGAAGGATGTGACTGAGCTGCTGGCGGATTTGGACCTGCCCTTCACCGCACCTGCGGAGCAAGGCATGGTCGTGGCCTATCACGCGGCTTGTTCACTGCAACACGGGCAGCAGATCAAGTCCACGCCGAAAATGCTGCTGAAACAGGCGGGGTTCACGGTGGTGGAACCAGCTGACAGCCACCTCTGCTGCGGCTCGGCAGGGACCTATAACCTTATGCAGCCAGAGATTTCGGCCAAGCTGAAAGAGCGCAAGATCAAGACGCTGGAGGCAAAGTCGCCGGATGTGATCGCGGCGGGCAACATCGGTTGCATGATGCAGATCGGCTCGGGCACCGGGGTGCCTGTGGTGCATAGCGTCGAACTGCTCGATTGGGCCT
Protein-coding sequences here:
- a CDS encoding FAD-linked oxidase C-terminal domain-containing protein, whose translation is MDMPTPNAGIIARKARIVARLRAVLPQAAVIDDVHETRAYECDALTAYKCPPLAVTLPASTEEVSTVLRICHEEGVPVVPRGSGTSLAGGALPTADSVVLGVARMAEVLEVDYDNRLMRVQTGRTNLSVTGAVEEDGFFYAPDPSSQLACAIAGNIAMNSGGAHCLKYGVTTNNLLGVTMVMMDGEVVEIGGGYMDAGGLDLLGVICGSEGQLGVVTEATLRILPKPEGARPVLMGFDDNAVAGACVSDIIKAGVLPVAIEFMDRPCIEATEAFAHAGYPMCEALLIVEVEGSDAEIDHQLQLIKEIAQRHNPVELRESTSAEESAAIWLGRKSAFGAMGQINDYMCLDGTIPVTELPMVLRRIGEMSDSYGLKVGNVFHAGDGNMHPLILFDANKPGDLEKCEAFGADILRLCVEVGGCLTGEHGVGIEKRDLMHVQYAPADLEAQLAVKDVFDPAWLLNPAKVFPLDVTEGRRGRGVSVAA
- a CDS encoding FAD-binding protein, with product MRVASESELVEAIRSAAGPLSLRGGNTRGMAGPGTALSLAGLRGITLYEPGALTLVAQAGTPVAEIEATLAAEGQRLAFEPMDHRALMGTTGEPTIGGVFAANVSGPRRLAVGAARDFLLGVRFVDGQGNVIKNGGRVMKNVTGYDLVKLLAGSRGTLGALTEVSLKVLPEPETSATLVLSDLYDPAAIAAMAQAMRSPFEVTAAAHDPAQRRTYLRLEGFEASVTYRIGRLKDLLAATGAALESLAAEPSITLWRDLRDVAAFHGAQGDVWRVHCRPTEAPALAAKAGAEAHLYDWAGGLIRLRMAPGTDLRARLGRYDGHATLLRADEAAQALPRQEPEAPGVARLTAGLRAKFDPRGIFNAEALALSP
- the glcF gene encoding glycolate oxidase subunit GlcF, which produces MQTTFTPEQLQDPDTQRSNDILRACVHCGFCTATCPTYQVLGDELDSPRGRIYLIKDMLENDRDPDPKTVLHIDRCLSCLACMTTCPSGVHYMHLVDHARSYIEERYKRPMGERALRWMLARILPYPTRFRLALLGAKIGRPFARLMPDARLRAMLEMAPKTIPPVSRNDDPQSFPANGKPLRRVALMTGCAQKALNTDINDATIRLLTRAGCEVVVAEGAGCCGALTHHMGKTDESHAHAARNIRAWCAEIDGKGLDAIVINTSGCGTTVKDYGHMFRNDPLAADAARVSALAKDVTELLADLDLPFTAPAEQGMVVAYHAACSLQHGQQIKSTPKMLLKQAGFTVVEPADSHLCCGSAGTYNLMQPEISAKLKERKIKTLEAKSPDVIAAGNIGCMMQIGSGTGVPVVHSVELLDWAYGGPKPPALSRDPDAPAQVPRLR